In Aegilops tauschii subsp. strangulata cultivar AL8/78 chromosome 3, Aet v6.0, whole genome shotgun sequence, one genomic interval encodes:
- the LOC109748809 gene encoding F-box protein At5g03100-like, with the protein MEIESNPKYCRIIKESSSEEDRLSGLPDDVLHSIVGRVPLKQAVRTSALSMSWACLWLHALAASAVLDFTDCDFVHGQSPRQIVATVNRCLEVHGVAPIDVFRVVLSPFDAFGLDVVRWAATALGRGAREVGVDLTQHADGRGALELPGDILLKFGMGSRPI; encoded by the coding sequence ATGGAGATCGAGTCCAACCCAAAGTATTGCAGAATTATTAAAGAATCATCATCTGAGGAGGACCGGCTGAGTGGCCTCCCTGACGACGTCCTCCACTCAATCGTCGGCCGGGTCCCCCTCAAACAAGCCGTCCGCACCAGCGCCCTCTCCATGAGCTGGGCGTGCCTCTGGCTCCACGCGCTCGCCGCCTCCGCCGTCCTCGACTTCACCGACTGCGACTTCGTCCACGGCCAGTCCCCGCGGCAGATCGTGGCCACAGTGAACCGCTGCCTCGAGGTCCACGGCGTGGCACCCATCGACGTGTTCCGCGTGGTTTTGTCCCCGTTCGACGCGTTTGGGCTGGACGTCGTCCGGTGGGCCGCGACCGCCTTGGGGAGAGGCGCCAGGGAGGTGGGGGTGGACCTGACGCAGCACGCCGACGGCCGCGGGGCTCTGGAGCTTCCCGGGGACATCTTGCTAAAATTTGggatgggctctaggcccatatag